The Elaeis guineensis isolate ETL-2024a chromosome 13, EG11, whole genome shotgun sequence genome includes a region encoding these proteins:
- the LOC105056456 gene encoding small ribosomal subunit protein uS3x produces MATQMSKKRKFVADGVFFAELNEVLTRELAEDGYSGVEVRVTPMRTEIIIRATRTQNVLGEKGRRIRELTSVVQKRFRFPENSVELYAEKVNNRGLCAIAQAESLRYKLLGGLAVRRACYGVLRFIMESGAKGCEVIVSGKLRAQRAKSMKFKDGYMISSGQPVNEYIDSAVRHVLLRQGVLGIKVKIMLDWDPKGKQGPTTPLPDLVTIHTPKDEDEYLRPPVMMATDIDVPVA; encoded by the exons ATGGCGACTCAGATGAGCAAGAAGCGAAAG TTCGTGGCTGATGGAGTATTCTTCGCGGAGTTGAACGAGGTGCTCACCAGAGAGCTCGCGGAGGATGGCTACTCCGGCGTCGAGGTTAGGGTCACCCCCATGAGAACCGAGATCATCATCCGGGCTACTCGGACCCAGAACGTACTCG GTGAGAAGGGGAGAAGGATTAGGGAATTGACTTCAGTGGTCCAGAAAAGATTCCGTTTTCCCGAGAACAGCGTCGAGCTGTATGCTGAGAAGGTTAACAATCGGGGACTCTGTGCTATTGCGCAGGCTGAGTCGCTCCGGTACAAGCTCCTTGGAGGCCTCGCTGTTCGGAG GGCATGCTATGGTGTTCTGAGGTTTATCATGGAAAGTGGTGCCAAGGGATGTGAG GTGATTGTAAGTGGAAAGCTTAGGGCACAACGTGCTAAATCCATGAAGTTCAAGGATGGATATATGATTTCTTCTGGTCAGCCTGTTAATGAGTACATCGACTCAGCAGTGAGACATGTTCTTCTGAGACAG gGTGTTCTTGGGATCAAGGTCAAGATTATGCTGGACTGGGATCCAAAGGGCAAGCAGGGCCCTACAACACCTCTGCCAGATTTGGTCACCATTCACACTCCAAAGGATGAGGATGAGTATTTGAGGCCACCTGTAATGATGGCCACAGATATAGATGTCCCGGTGGCTTAA
- the LOC105056457 gene encoding uncharacterized protein, whose translation MASISAATVAIPQTSADHRKPLVGSNAFFHPLKRLPARAAASKIRASVRASSVKEKAVAGLTAAVVAAATVIPDVAEAAQPGVSPSLKNFLLSIVAGGVVLGILVGAVIGVANFDPVKRS comes from the coding sequence ATGGCATCAATTTCCGCCGCCACCGTGGCGATACCGCAAACGTCGGCGGACCACCGGAAGCCACTTGTCGGCTCCAACGCCTTCTTCCACCCACTCAAGAGGCTCCCTGCCCGGGCTGCAGCTTCTAAGATTAGAGCGAGCGTCCGGGCGTCATCGGTGAAGGAAAAGGCAGTGGCCGGTCTGACAGCGGCGGTGGTGGCGGCAGCCACGGTGATACCGGACGTGGCAGAGGCAGCCCAGCCAGGGGTCTCACCATCACTCAAGAACTTCCTGCTCAGCATTGTGGCTGGTGGAGTTGTGCTCGGCATCCTCGTCGGAGCAGTCATCGGCGTCGCTAACTTCGACCCTGTGAAACGGAGCTGA
- the LOC105056458 gene encoding transcription initiation factor IIE subunit beta: MSLQESLNKFKQQQEKCQSTLTNIAARAQSSKPPQPQKTAPSSSSAPSKAPTAIKFSNDTERLQHINAIRKSPVGAQIKRVIDLLLETRQALTPEEINEACYVDINANKAVFDSLRNNHKVNYDGKRFAYKSKHDLKGKDQLLSLIRKFPEGLPVVDVKDAYPSVMEDLQALKAAGQVWLLSNMDSQEDIVYPNDPKVTIKVDDDLKQLFRGIELPRDMVDIEKELQKNGMKPATNTAKRRAMAQVHGITSKPKPKKRREISRRTKLTNAHLPELFEKLNVPDS, from the exons ATGTCATTGCAGGAAAGCTTGAATAAATTTAAGCAACAGCAAGAGAAATGTCAGTCGACTCTCACCAACATAGCAGCCCGAGCACAATCTTCAAAACCCCCCCAACCACAGAAAACAGCACCTTCAAGTTCTTCAGCTCCTTCAAAAGCACCTACTGCAATTAAATTTTCAAATGACACAGAAAGGCTGCAGCACATCAATGCCATTAGAAAGTCACCTGTTGGTGCACAAATTAAACGTGTTATTGATCTACTTTTAGAG ACAAGACAAGCCCTCACGCCAGAAGAGATAAATGAAGCATGCTATGTTGACATAAATGCAAATAAGGCAGTCTTTGACAGTTTGAGGAATAATCATAAAGTGAATTATGATGGGAAGCGTTTTGCTTACAAG TCTAAACATGATCTGAAAGGAAAAGACCAATTGCTTTCTCTGATAAGGAAGTTTCCTGAAGGCCTTCCTGTTGTGGATGTCAAGGATGCATACCCGTCTGTGATGGAGGATCTCCAG GCCTTGAAGGCAGCGGGTCAAGTTTGGCTTTTGTCCAACATGGACTCGCAGGAGGACATTGTATACCCTAATGACCCAAAGGTGACGATAAAGGTGGATGATGATCTGAAGCAGCTGTTCCGGGGGATTGAATTACCACGTGACATGGTTGATATTGAGAAGGAGCTGCAGAAGAATGGCATGAAGCCTGCGACCAATACAGCCAAGAGACGGGCCATGGCCCAAGTCCATGGCATCACCTCGAAGCCCAAACCTAAGAAGAGACGCGAGATTAGCCGAAGGACCAAGCTGACCAACGCACATCTCCCTGAGCTCTTTGAGAAGCTGAATGTTCCGGACTCTTGA